The Mucilaginibacter mallensis genome has a segment encoding these proteins:
- a CDS encoding tetratricopeptide repeat protein, which yields MEILKRSLILVPMCLLVVTVHAQSNAVLQKAFHNSYTDELNKNYTAAINDISPYYTDNSYEINIRLGWLHYLNQNYNASKSYYQKAVTLKPSSIEAKFGFVKPLSFLQNWDKVLEQYMAILKIDPQNTQASYWAGIIYYNRKQYDASIRLFKMVATLYPYDYDGNHMLGWSLLMNGKKEEAKGYFEKALIIKPGDDSSADGLSKCR from the coding sequence ATGGAAATTTTAAAACGAAGTTTAATACTGGTTCCGATGTGTTTGCTGGTTGTAACTGTACATGCCCAAAGCAACGCAGTATTACAAAAGGCTTTCCATAACAGTTATACCGATGAATTGAACAAAAATTATACTGCCGCCATAAATGATATATCACCTTACTATACTGATAACAGTTACGAAATAAATATACGACTGGGCTGGCTGCATTATTTAAATCAAAACTATAACGCATCAAAAAGTTACTACCAAAAAGCGGTTACGCTTAAACCCAGCTCTATTGAGGCAAAGTTTGGCTTTGTAAAGCCTTTGTCTTTTTTGCAAAACTGGGATAAGGTGCTTGAACAATATATGGCTATTTTAAAAATAGACCCGCAAAATACGCAAGCCAGTTATTGGGCAGGTATTATTTATTATAACCGTAAGCAATATGATGCATCCATCAGGTTATTTAAAATGGTAGCTACTTTATATCCTTATGATTATGATGGCAACCACATGCTGGGGTGGTCGCTGCTAATGAATGGCAAAAAGGAAGAAGCTAAAGGTTATTTTGAAAAAGCCCTTATTATTAAACCCGGCGATGATTCAAGCGCAGATGGCTTGAGCAAGTGCAGATAA